In Rhodothermales bacterium, one genomic interval encodes:
- a CDS encoding M42 family metallopeptidase, with the protein MTDADRDFLFDLLSTPSPTGFETPGQKKWAGYVGGFADRVEADPYGNVWATLDGPDSGPTVMLEAHADEIGFMVKYVTDDGFIHVDRIGGSDWAIARGKRVRILGAKGPVLAVVGNTAIHLRDRKDDEKAPKLEELFLDIGASSKTEVAERGIRVGHPAVYAESVEALTDKRLIGRALDNRLGGFVVAQALKGLAASKEKRQRTVVGVNAVQEEIGGNGAKMVAYRLDPDLALVLDVTHATDSPGIPKAKHGEVTLGGGPSITHGTVNHPKVVERLIEVAEQEKIPLQHEASSRYSGTDTDVIFHTKSGIPSALISIPMRYMHSTVETVDLGDVEHAIRLMTAFARSITADDAFRADIL; encoded by the coding sequence ATGACCGACGCCGACCGCGACTTCCTCTTCGACCTCCTCTCCACCCCCAGCCCGACCGGCTTCGAGACGCCCGGCCAGAAGAAGTGGGCGGGCTACGTCGGCGGCTTCGCCGACCGCGTCGAGGCCGACCCGTACGGGAACGTCTGGGCCACGCTCGACGGCCCCGACAGCGGGCCGACGGTGATGCTCGAAGCGCACGCCGACGAGATCGGGTTCATGGTGAAGTACGTCACCGACGACGGGTTCATCCACGTCGACCGCATCGGCGGGAGCGATTGGGCGATCGCGCGCGGCAAGCGCGTCCGCATCCTCGGGGCGAAGGGCCCGGTCCTCGCCGTCGTCGGCAACACGGCGATCCACCTCCGCGACCGGAAGGACGACGAGAAGGCGCCGAAGCTCGAAGAGCTCTTCCTCGACATCGGCGCGTCGAGCAAGACCGAAGTCGCCGAGCGTGGCATCCGGGTCGGACATCCGGCCGTCTACGCCGAGTCCGTCGAGGCCCTGACCGATAAGCGGCTGATCGGGCGGGCGCTCGACAACCGGCTCGGCGGGTTCGTCGTGGCGCAGGCGCTGAAAGGGCTCGCGGCGTCGAAGGAGAAGCGGCAGCGGACGGTCGTCGGCGTCAACGCGGTGCAGGAGGAGATCGGCGGCAACGGCGCGAAGATGGTCGCCTACCGGCTCGATCCCGACCTCGCCCTCGTGCTCGACGTGACGCACGCCACCGACTCGCCCGGTATCCCGAAGGCGAAGCACGGCGAGGTCACGCTCGGCGGCGGGCCGAGCATCACGCACGGCACCGTCAACCACCCCAAAGTCGTCGAGCGGCTGATCGAAGTGGCCGAGCAGGAAAAGATTCCGCTCCAGCACGAGGCGTCGTCGCGCTACTCGGGGACCGACACCGACGTCATCTTCCACACCAAGTCCGGCATCCCGAGCGCGCTCATCTCGATCCCGATGCGCTACATGCACTCGACCGTCGAGACCGTCGACCTCGGCGACGTCGAGCACGCGATCCGGCTGATGACCGCCTTCGCCCGCTCCATCACCGCCGACGATGCCTTCCGCGCGGACATCCTCTGA
- a CDS encoding vanadium-dependent haloperoxidase — MQASPMMLFGVALLVSLSNDPSARANAAPVDEESVVAAWNEVAYEIAYAEDSFFTFKGHRAFSMMHLAMHDALNSIEPRYTRYACTAAQTDADPTAAVTQAAYEVLVTQYPDRRSSLDSALTRWLAPIPAGVRKARAGTLGRACASAILALREGDGWDFAGEYAFGDAPGRYQTTGTWDSFMLQPGFRYARPFALTSPDQFRPPPPPEVKSAAYAEAYAEAKAQGGVTSTVRTDEQTGYAVWWMEFAEGSVNRLARELVAEQGIDVWDAARLFATLNVALYDGYIAVWDSKYEYDHWRPVTAIHAAEADGNPATTPAADWEPLRPTPPFQDYASAHATACAASLGVLGHEFGDEFSFSMSPTTAPEGMPTRAFMSFSAAAEECADSRIQLGWHFRYAADEGLALGRRIMSHITSNYLLPE; from the coding sequence ATGCAAGCCAGCCCCATGATGCTCTTCGGTGTCGCGCTCCTCGTCTCGCTCTCGAACGATCCCAGCGCACGCGCGAACGCGGCCCCGGTGGACGAGGAAAGCGTCGTCGCAGCGTGGAACGAGGTGGCTTACGAGATCGCCTACGCCGAGGACTCGTTCTTCACCTTTAAGGGGCACCGCGCGTTCTCGATGATGCACCTCGCCATGCACGACGCGCTCAATTCCATCGAGCCACGGTACACGCGCTACGCCTGCACCGCCGCGCAGACCGACGCTGATCCGACCGCGGCCGTGACTCAGGCCGCCTACGAGGTGCTCGTCACGCAGTACCCCGACCGGAGGTCGAGCCTGGACAGTGCGCTGACCCGTTGGTTGGCTCCTATTCCAGCCGGAGTCAGGAAGGCGCGGGCGGGAACGTTGGGTCGCGCATGCGCCTCGGCCATCTTGGCTCTCCGAGAAGGCGACGGTTGGGATTTCGCGGGTGAATACGCCTTCGGCGATGCACCGGGCCGGTACCAGACGACGGGGACGTGGGACAGCTTCATGCTCCAACCCGGCTTTCGCTATGCCCGGCCCTTCGCGCTGACATCGCCAGACCAGTTCCGTCCGCCTCCCCCGCCCGAGGTGAAGAGCGCCGCCTATGCGGAGGCGTACGCCGAGGCGAAGGCGCAGGGGGGCGTGACCAGCACCGTGCGCACGGACGAACAGACCGGCTATGCCGTGTGGTGGATGGAGTTTGCCGAGGGCTCTGTCAACCGGCTCGCGCGCGAACTCGTCGCCGAGCAGGGCATCGACGTCTGGGACGCCGCTCGCCTCTTCGCAACGCTCAACGTGGCGCTCTACGACGGCTACATCGCCGTGTGGGACTCAAAGTACGAGTACGACCACTGGCGTCCCGTGACCGCGATCCATGCGGCGGAGGCTGACGGGAATCCCGCCACCACGCCGGCCGCCGACTGGGAGCCGCTCCGCCCCACGCCGCCTTTCCAGGACTATGCGTCGGCGCACGCGACGGCCTGTGCGGCCTCGCTCGGCGTACTCGGACACGAGTTCGGCGATGAGTTTTCCTTCTCGATGAGTCCCACCACTGCTCCCGAAGGAATGCCGACGCGGGCGTTCATGAGCTTCAGCGCTGCTGCCGAGGAGTGCGCCGACTCGCGCATCCAACTCGGATGGCATTTCCGCTATGCGGCCGACGAAGGCCTCGCCCTCGGTCGGCGAATCATGAGTCATATCACGAGCAACTACCTGCTGCCTGAATGA
- a CDS encoding zinc ribbon domain-containing protein, with product MAELRECPSCAMEVDAEATECPVCGYEYPVPKRTFGPAAWLFVALMLLPVLWVLYRLL from the coding sequence ATGGCCGAGCTCCGCGAGTGCCCGTCATGCGCGATGGAGGTGGACGCCGAGGCCACCGAGTGCCCGGTGTGCGGCTACGAGTATCCGGTCCCTAAGCGCACCTTCGGCCCGGCCGCGTGGCTGTTCGTCGCGCTGATGCTGCTGCCCGTGCTGTGGGTGCTGTACCGGCTGCTGTAG
- a CDS encoding EamA family transporter — MKDRRPAPRTWRTPRSSRKRASPPPSEGGEFVARGTEPADIRTRRLAYAALATAAVLWGASFLLGKLALAEVPPSYLILYRFVLASAVMLPFVRWSRLAWSRPTAWLVLACALVAGPLMFLVQFEGLARTTASSAALLVAAAPPMLALAAAVFDGERPTRLAWFAIGLATVGAVLLVGRPGPGRTLLGDGLVLTSMVAAVAWTLLARRLSRRIGALAATALQFALGAVILVPVAWVLEGPPPLALTGGTWASVLALGVACTAVTFGLWNWGMLHVEAARGGVVGNLEPLIGSLLGVAFLGEVLGPYSLVGGVLLLVAAVLVTRPVHPRAIAPAEAAP, encoded by the coding sequence TTGAAAGACCGACGCCCCGCACCTCGAACGTGGCGGACCCCCCGCTCGTCCCGCAAGCGGGCCTCGCCGCCCCCCTCCGAGGGCGGCGAATTCGTAGCGCGTGGTACTGAGCCCGCGGATATCCGCACGCGGCGGCTGGCGTACGCGGCCCTCGCGACGGCGGCCGTGCTGTGGGGCGCGTCGTTCCTCCTGGGCAAGCTCGCCCTCGCCGAGGTCCCGCCGAGCTACCTCATCCTCTACCGCTTCGTGCTCGCCTCCGCCGTGATGCTGCCGTTCGTGCGCTGGTCCCGGCTCGCGTGGTCGCGCCCGACCGCGTGGCTGGTCCTCGCCTGCGCGCTCGTCGCCGGGCCGCTGATGTTCCTCGTGCAGTTCGAGGGGCTGGCGCGGACGACGGCGTCGAGCGCGGCGCTCCTCGTCGCGGCGGCCCCGCCGATGCTCGCGCTCGCGGCGGCGGTCTTCGACGGCGAGCGGCCGACCCGGCTGGCGTGGTTCGCGATCGGCCTCGCGACGGTCGGCGCCGTCCTGCTCGTCGGGCGGCCGGGGCCCGGGCGGACGCTCCTCGGCGACGGGCTCGTCCTCACCTCGATGGTCGCGGCGGTCGCGTGGACGCTGCTCGCGCGGCGGCTGTCGCGGCGGATCGGCGCGCTCGCGGCGACGGCGCTGCAGTTCGCCCTCGGCGCCGTCATCCTCGTGCCGGTCGCGTGGGTGCTGGAGGGGCCGCCGCCGCTCGCGCTCACGGGCGGAACGTGGGCGTCGGTGCTCGCGCTCGGCGTCGCGTGCACGGCCGTCACGTTCGGGCTGTGGAACTGGGGCATGCTGCACGTCGAGGCCGCGCGCGGCGGCGTGGTGGGGAACCTCGAACCGCTCATCGGCTCGCTCCTCGGGGTCGCGTTTCTGGGCGAGGTCCTCGGGCCGTACTCACTCGTCGGCGGCGTGCTCCTCCTCGTCGCGGCCGTACTCGTGACGCGGCCCGTACATCCGCGAGCGATCGCCCCGGCGGAGGCGGCCCCGTGA
- the cls gene encoding cardiolipin synthase produces MPFFDLPPWLVTFGVPALQVLGVLSALDAVMRARTPQGSTAWAVALIAMPLLALPAYWIFGRARFEDYVEALRGFNTVVSERLKAVRSGPLAEFLVDPDGDPEEERGELHAFDELATLPLTCGNDGRLLVDGHATFDAIFAAFDRAEHYILAQFYIIHDDEIGGRFKEKLIAAARRGVRVYLIYDEVGSHKLPKAYKRELEAAGVEVSSFSGHRSRFKRFRLNFRNHRKIVVVDGTWAAMGGLNVGDEYLGRDEKLSPWRDTHVAIEGPVVQGVQLSFVRDWYYGCEEIPEVRWQPTRADADREALVLASGPADDLETCGLLFTHAIESAEERVWIATPYFVPDGRVLGALQLAALRGVDVRILMPRQSDSVFFKYVPYAYLPDVERAGVKVYLHEPGFMHQKVLLVDEDYAAVSTANFDNRSFRLNFEITVLFADAGFARDVAAMLEDDFARSTQITRADMEDKSYAFQVATQVTRLFAPVL; encoded by the coding sequence ATGCCCTTCTTCGACCTCCCGCCGTGGCTCGTCACCTTCGGCGTGCCTGCCCTCCAAGTCCTCGGCGTGCTGAGCGCGCTCGACGCCGTGATGCGGGCGCGGACACCGCAGGGCTCCACGGCGTGGGCCGTCGCGCTCATCGCGATGCCGCTCCTCGCGCTCCCGGCGTACTGGATCTTCGGCCGCGCCCGCTTCGAGGATTACGTCGAGGCACTGCGCGGCTTCAACACCGTCGTGAGCGAGCGGCTGAAGGCCGTCCGCTCCGGCCCCCTCGCCGAGTTCCTCGTCGACCCCGACGGCGATCCGGAGGAGGAGCGCGGCGAGCTCCACGCCTTCGACGAGCTCGCCACGCTCCCGCTCACGTGCGGCAACGACGGCCGGCTCCTCGTGGACGGGCACGCGACGTTCGACGCGATCTTCGCCGCCTTCGACCGCGCCGAGCACTACATCCTCGCGCAGTTCTACATCATCCACGACGACGAGATCGGCGGGCGGTTCAAGGAGAAGCTGATCGCAGCGGCGCGGCGCGGCGTCCGCGTCTATCTGATCTACGACGAAGTCGGCTCGCACAAGCTGCCGAAGGCGTACAAGCGCGAGCTCGAAGCGGCCGGCGTCGAGGTGTCGAGCTTCAGCGGGCACCGGAGCCGGTTCAAGCGGTTCCGGCTCAACTTCCGCAACCACCGCAAGATCGTCGTCGTCGACGGGACGTGGGCGGCGATGGGCGGGCTCAACGTGGGCGACGAGTACCTCGGCCGCGACGAGAAGCTGAGCCCGTGGCGCGACACCCACGTCGCGATCGAAGGGCCGGTGGTGCAGGGCGTGCAGCTCTCGTTCGTGCGCGACTGGTACTACGGCTGCGAGGAGATCCCCGAGGTGAGGTGGCAGCCGACGCGCGCCGACGCCGACCGCGAAGCGCTCGTCCTCGCCTCGGGCCCCGCCGACGACCTCGAGACGTGCGGCCTCCTCTTCACCCACGCCATCGAATCGGCCGAGGAGCGGGTGTGGATCGCCACGCCGTACTTCGTGCCGGACGGGCGCGTGCTCGGCGCGCTCCAACTCGCGGCGCTGCGCGGCGTCGACGTCCGCATCCTCATGCCGCGGCAGTCGGACAGCGTGTTCTTCAAGTACGTCCCCTACGCGTACCTCCCCGACGTCGAGCGCGCCGGGGTGAAGGTGTACCTCCACGAGCCCGGCTTCATGCACCAGAAGGTGCTCCTCGTGGACGAGGACTACGCCGCCGTCTCGACGGCGAACTTCGACAACCGCTCGTTCCGGCTCAACTTCGAGATCACCGTCCTCTTCGCCGACGCCGGCTTCGCGCGCGACGTGGCCGCGATGCTCGAAGACGACTTCGCCCGCTCGACGCAGATCACGCGCGCCGACATGGAGGACAAGTCCTACGCCTTCCAGGTCGCGACACAGGTGACGCGGCTCTTCGCGCCCGTCCTCTGA
- the zapE gene encoding AFG1/ZapE family ATPase has translation MSEFVPPPRFDGATFDTYRPQNDAQAVALADAEQFAERVRERYTGSALRRWLKSDAGLRSGLYLVGPVGTGKTHLLVSIYRALSPGVPCAFLHSSALFRATEHPEAYAERLAERYRVLLIDEVELDDPANEVRLINVLKALQKLGVTVAATSNAEPEKFVSAQFGRDRLERFISEEFRRTYHVVFVPGEDFRRGLAKPGRAWVGPLDAADAAMRHAYERADGEALWLGRDALLLRTAETERQALAAELTAPDRLFLAGLRVDSTDDALRLLRVIDDLYTHPAPPVLYFTAEAPPERWFPKDRAGAGVEAAVAEKFERTVSRLHALCAVQRVGAAVHREP, from the coding sequence GTGAGCGAGTTCGTCCCGCCCCCCCGCTTCGACGGCGCCACGTTCGACACGTACCGCCCGCAGAACGACGCGCAGGCCGTGGCACTCGCCGACGCCGAGCAGTTCGCCGAGCGCGTCCGCGAGCGCTACACCGGCTCCGCACTCCGCCGCTGGCTGAAGTCCGACGCGGGGCTCCGCAGCGGGCTCTACCTCGTCGGGCCCGTCGGCACGGGGAAGACGCACCTCCTCGTATCGATCTACCGCGCGCTCTCGCCGGGCGTGCCGTGTGCGTTCCTCCACTCGTCGGCCCTCTTCCGCGCGACGGAGCACCCCGAGGCCTACGCCGAGCGCCTCGCCGAACGCTACCGCGTCCTCCTCATCGACGAGGTCGAGCTCGACGACCCGGCGAACGAGGTCCGCCTCATCAACGTGCTCAAGGCGCTCCAAAAGCTCGGCGTGACGGTGGCGGCGACGAGCAACGCCGAGCCGGAGAAGTTCGTCTCGGCGCAGTTCGGGCGCGACCGGCTGGAGCGGTTCATCTCCGAGGAGTTCCGGCGGACGTACCACGTCGTGTTCGTCCCCGGCGAGGACTTCCGGCGCGGCCTCGCCAAGCCCGGCCGCGCGTGGGTCGGCCCGCTCGACGCGGCGGACGCGGCGATGCGCCACGCCTACGAGCGGGCCGACGGCGAGGCGCTCTGGCTCGGCCGCGACGCCCTCCTCCTCCGCACCGCCGAGACCGAGCGGCAGGCGCTCGCCGCCGAGCTCACCGCGCCCGACCGCCTCTTTCTCGCTGGCCTCCGCGTGGACTCCACCGACGACGCGCTCCGCCTCCTCCGCGTGATCGACGACCTCTACACGCACCCCGCGCCGCCCGTGCTCTACTTCACGGCCGAGGCGCCGCCGGAGCGGTGGTTTCCAAAGGACCGAGCCGGCGCCGGGGTCGAGGCGGCCGTGGCGGAGAAGTTCGAGCGGACGGTGTCGCGGCTCCACGCGCTCTGCGCCGTGCAGCGCGTCGGCGCCGCCGTCCACCGCGAGCCGTAG
- a CDS encoding carboxypeptidase M32: MPSPPDQLAALKDKLGLIADLNAAATLLEWDQETYMPPGAAEARAQQLATLKTLSHEYFTDDAVGHLLDALDGDLDGEIDRALVRVTRRDFDRAQRLSADFVARFATAKAHAMEAWKRARAADDFAHFAPHLQEIVDLSVEQAETVGYEDRRYDALLDEYEPGTTWADIDRAFRALRADLVPIVQALAEAAPPDDAFLHRPYDEDRQWTFGLDTIRAFGYDFERGRQDRSAHPFSTSPALTDCRITTRLTPDFFPTGFFGTLHECGHALYELGVDPAFARTPLESGTSLGMHESQSRLWENLVGRSRPFWRWAYPRLRSTFPDVLGSVDEADFYRAINRVQPSPIRVEADEVTYNLHVMLRFELETKLIDGTLAVDDVPEAWNAAMEDLLGFAPASDADGCLQDIHWSLGALGYFPTYTLGTLMSVQLFEAAERDLGDLGAHFERGEFGPLLGWLREHVHRWGRARTAAKVLHDATGESLRAEPWLRYVRQKYGAVYGVEL, encoded by the coding sequence ATGCCCAGCCCCCCCGACCAACTCGCCGCGCTCAAAGACAAGCTCGGGCTCATCGCCGACCTCAACGCGGCGGCGACGCTCCTCGAATGGGATCAGGAGACGTACATGCCGCCGGGCGCGGCCGAGGCGCGCGCGCAGCAACTCGCCACGCTGAAGACGCTGTCCCACGAGTACTTCACCGATGACGCCGTCGGCCACCTGCTCGATGCGCTCGACGGCGACCTCGACGGCGAGATCGACCGCGCGCTCGTCCGCGTCACCCGCCGCGACTTCGACCGGGCCCAGCGGCTCTCGGCCGATTTCGTCGCGCGCTTCGCGACGGCGAAGGCGCACGCGATGGAGGCGTGGAAACGCGCGCGCGCCGCCGACGACTTCGCCCACTTCGCCCCGCACCTGCAGGAGATCGTCGACCTCAGCGTGGAACAGGCCGAGACCGTCGGGTACGAAGACCGGCGTTACGACGCGCTCCTCGACGAGTACGAGCCGGGCACGACGTGGGCCGACATCGACCGCGCGTTCCGCGCCCTCCGCGCCGACCTCGTCCCCATCGTGCAGGCCCTCGCCGAGGCCGCGCCGCCCGATGACGCGTTCCTCCACCGACCCTACGACGAGGACCGGCAGTGGACCTTCGGTCTCGACACGATCCGCGCCTTCGGGTACGATTTCGAGCGCGGCCGGCAGGACCGCTCGGCCCACCCCTTCTCCACGTCGCCCGCGCTCACCGACTGCCGGATCACCACGCGGCTCACGCCCGACTTCTTCCCGACGGGCTTCTTCGGGACGCTCCACGAGTGCGGCCACGCGCTCTACGAGCTCGGCGTCGACCCGGCATTCGCGCGGACGCCGCTCGAAAGCGGGACTTCGCTCGGGATGCACGAGTCGCAGTCACGGCTGTGGGAAAACCTCGTCGGGCGCAGCCGGCCGTTCTGGCGCTGGGCGTACCCGCGCCTGCGCTCCACCTTTCCCGACGTGCTCGGCAGCGTGGACGAGGCCGACTTCTACCGCGCCATCAACCGCGTGCAGCCGTCGCCGATCCGCGTCGAGGCTGACGAGGTGACGTACAACCTCCACGTCATGCTCCGCTTCGAACTCGAGACGAAGCTGATCGACGGGACCCTCGCCGTGGACGACGTGCCGGAGGCGTGGAACGCGGCGATGGAGGACCTCCTCGGCTTCGCCCCGGCGAGCGACGCCGACGGCTGCCTGCAGGACATCCACTGGTCGCTCGGCGCGCTTGGCTACTTCCCGACGTACACCCTCGGCACGCTGATGTCGGTCCAGCTGTTCGAGGCGGCCGAGCGCGACCTCGGCGACCTCGGCGCGCACTTCGAGCGGGGCGAGTTCGGGCCGCTCCTCGGGTGGCTGCGCGAGCACGTCCACCGCTGGGGCCGCGCCCGCACGGCTGCCAAAGTGCTGCACGACGCGACGGGCGAATCGCTCCGCGCCGAACCGTGGCTGCGCTACGTCCGCCAGAAGTACGGCGCGGTCTACGGGGTCGAGCTTTAG
- a CDS encoding Clp protease N-terminal domain-containing protein, producing MDERFSARARAVLLHSREEAARLGHDAIGAEHLVLGVLREGGPPVRILRALGVNTQQLRHAVEKAAPPAIDEPSELLHSEFGLTAEAEDALKLTRREAEAAPAIEAEHVLLGLLGSANVVADLLRDEFGVAVEAVRSEVARLHGTEAEPEPESPQAAEAVRARAAAAARRLSIVFDEDTSTEEVADLLLALSALYRALGGDGLVILDSGVPAWDPEGEEPC from the coding sequence ATGGACGAACGTTTCTCTGCCCGCGCCCGCGCCGTGCTGCTCCACAGCCGCGAGGAAGCCGCCCGCCTCGGCCACGACGCCATCGGGGCCGAACACCTCGTGCTCGGCGTGCTCCGCGAAGGCGGGCCGCCCGTGCGCATCCTCCGCGCCCTCGGCGTCAACACGCAGCAGCTTCGACACGCCGTGGAAAAGGCGGCTCCGCCCGCCATCGACGAGCCGAGCGAGTTGCTCCACAGCGAGTTCGGGCTGACGGCCGAGGCCGAAGACGCGCTCAAGCTGACGCGCCGCGAAGCGGAAGCGGCTCCGGCCATCGAGGCCGAGCACGTACTGCTGGGGTTGCTCGGCAGCGCGAACGTCGTCGCCGACCTGCTCCGCGACGAGTTCGGCGTCGCCGTCGAGGCCGTGCGGAGCGAGGTAGCGCGGCTGCACGGCACAGAAGCGGAGCCCGAGCCGGAGTCGCCGCAAGCTGCGGAGGCCGTGCGCGCTCGCGCCGCCGCGGCCGCCCGTCGGCTCTCGATCGTCTTCGACGAGGACACGAGCACAGAGGAGGTGGCCGACCTGCTCCTCGCGCTCTCGGCGCTCTACCGCGCGCTCGGCGGCGACGGGCTCGTGATCCTCGACAGCGGTGTCCCGGCGTGGGACCCGGAGGGCGAGGAGCCATGCTAG
- a CDS encoding PIG-L family deacetylase yields the protein MNVRPAALFALFLALAAPATAQVDAPAPLVVMNLAAHPDDEDGLTLAHYRWAEDAVAYSVIYTRGEGGQNEIGPELYEKLGAIRTAETEAAGRRLGTQVRFLNFYDFGYSKFAAEAFEEWGGRDSVTARLVYVIRKLKPDVIFTNHDTLTVGNTQHGQHQAVGISAYDAMGLAADPSYHPEQLEEPGVDLWQPKRLFLRKWRWTGGEDASADVKVPVGDVIPGRDVSAADLAVEAAAEHRSQGFDKFAPRFRRDTTYFQLLRAAPGVPPLPPNATDLAVGLVPNQHAVDADLAYLIDSGRIDSMLRTIGLVPEADTTLPGDEVAVHWPQDMAFYDDGQPTPVEITFSGAVDTVITVPADASPGGPVGVLRIPADATPTLPKDARQYDRFLSGPPIQYTVRVPGDADAWYTAAHLPLEIAPPLAIEPAEAVLRLRPGRNAIPVRVHVFDAAADSVTLGVSMREFDPLEPIYTLQSRTFAVSGTGSVVDSVALTLDQAEFEVGPHTLYLSAVPLYGAARGARRGTPVYTTQPARALPPILLPGSLTVGIVESYDDATANALREMGATVVPLDSTTLAAGDFDGLHTVVVDIRAYLVRNDLRQYNERLLDWVRGGGHLVVTYQKTFEWNPQYDDPFDAERKNPAGFAPYPLLLGRDRVTYEDAPVTLLDPEHALFRAPNAITNADWADWVQERGLYFPAEYDDRYTELFAMHDPGEAPLRSSTLIADVGEGTYVYTALGWYRQLAAYNPGAYRLFANLVSLPLVDER from the coding sequence ATGAACGTCCGACCCGCCGCCCTGTTCGCCCTCTTCCTCGCCCTCGCCGCGCCCGCCACCGCGCAGGTCGACGCGCCCGCGCCGCTCGTGGTGATGAACCTCGCGGCGCACCCCGACGACGAGGACGGGCTGACGCTCGCGCACTACCGCTGGGCCGAAGACGCCGTCGCGTACTCGGTGATCTACACGCGCGGCGAGGGCGGGCAGAACGAGATCGGGCCGGAGCTCTACGAGAAGCTCGGCGCGATCCGCACGGCGGAGACGGAGGCGGCCGGGCGGCGGCTCGGCACGCAGGTCCGCTTCCTCAACTTCTACGACTTCGGCTACTCGAAATTCGCCGCCGAGGCGTTCGAGGAATGGGGCGGGCGCGACAGCGTGACGGCGCGGCTCGTCTACGTGATCCGGAAGCTGAAGCCGGACGTGATCTTTACCAACCACGACACACTCACGGTCGGCAACACGCAGCACGGGCAGCACCAGGCCGTCGGCATCTCGGCCTACGACGCGATGGGCCTCGCGGCCGACCCGAGTTATCACCCCGAGCAGCTTGAGGAGCCGGGCGTGGACCTGTGGCAGCCGAAGCGGCTCTTCCTCCGCAAGTGGCGGTGGACGGGAGGCGAGGACGCGAGTGCGGACGTGAAGGTGCCCGTCGGCGACGTGATCCCCGGCCGCGACGTGTCGGCCGCGGATCTCGCCGTCGAAGCCGCCGCCGAGCACCGCTCGCAGGGCTTCGACAAGTTCGCCCCGCGTTTCCGACGCGACACGACGTACTTCCAACTCCTCCGCGCCGCGCCCGGCGTCCCGCCCCTCCCGCCGAACGCGACCGACCTCGCCGTCGGGCTCGTCCCGAACCAACACGCGGTCGACGCGGACCTCGCCTACCTCATCGACAGCGGGCGCATCGATTCGATGCTCCGTACGATCGGTTTGGTGCCCGAAGCAGACACCACGCTACCCGGCGACGAAGTAGCGGTCCACTGGCCACAGGACATGGCTTTCTACGACGACGGCCAACCCACGCCCGTCGAGATCACGTTCAGCGGCGCGGTCGATACCGTGATTACGGTGCCGGCGGACGCGTCGCCGGGCGGCCCCGTAGGCGTGCTCCGCATCCCCGCCGACGCGACGCCGACGCTCCCGAAGGACGCGCGGCAGTACGACCGCTTCCTCAGCGGCCCGCCGATCCAGTACACCGTCCGCGTGCCCGGCGATGCCGACGCGTGGTACACCGCCGCGCACCTCCCCCTCGAGATCGCCCCGCCGCTCGCGATCGAGCCCGCCGAGGCCGTGCTCCGGCTCCGGCCCGGCCGCAACGCGATCCCCGTCCGCGTGCACGTCTTCGACGCCGCCGCGGACTCCGTCACGCTCGGCGTGAGCATGCGGGAGTTCGACCCGTTGGAGCCGATCTACACGCTCCAGAGCCGGACGTTCGCCGTCTCGGGCACCGGCTCCGTCGTCGACAGCGTCGCGCTCACGCTGGACCAGGCGGAGTTCGAGGTCGGGCCGCACACGCTCTACCTCAGCGCGGTCCCGCTCTACGGCGCGGCGCGCGGCGCGCGGCGCGGCACGCCCGTCTACACGACGCAGCCCGCCCGCGCTCTCCCGCCCATCCTCCTCCCCGGGTCGCTGACGGTCGGCATCGTCGAGAGCTACGACGACGCGACGGCGAATGCGCTCCGCGAGATGGGGGCGACCGTCGTCCCGCTCGACTCGACGACGCTGGCGGCAGGAGACTTCGACGGCCTGCACACGGTCGTCGTGGACATCCGGGCGTACCTCGTGCGGAACGATCTGCGGCAGTACAACGAGCGGCTGCTCGACTGGGTGCGCGGCGGCGGGCATCTCGTCGTGACGTACCAGAAGACGTTCGAGTGGAACCCGCAGTACGACGACCCCTTCGACGCAGAGCGGAAGAACCCGGCGGGCTTCGCGCCCTACCCGCTGCTCCTCGGGCGCGACCGCGTGACGTACGAGGACGCGCCCGTCACGCTCCTCGACCCCGAGCACGCCCTCTTCCGCGCGCCGAACGCCATCACCAACGCCGATTGGGCTGACTGGGTGCAGGAGCGCGGGCTCTACTTTCCCGCCGAGTACGACGACCGCTACACCGAACTCTTCGCGATGCACGACCCTGGCGAGGCCCCGCTCCGTTCGTCGACGCTCATCGCGGATGTGGGCGAGGGGACGTACGTCTACACGGCGCTCGGGTGGTACCGGCAGCTCGCGGCCTACAACCCCGGAGCGTACCGGCTCTTCGCGAACCTCGTCAGCCTCCCCCTCGTGGATGAACGCTAG